In Uranotaenia lowii strain MFRU-FL chromosome 2, ASM2978415v1, whole genome shotgun sequence, one genomic interval encodes:
- the LOC129747953 gene encoding uncharacterized protein LOC129747953 has protein sequence MEGFDYVIQRPPQPKLCFGSTITREAAPLEGPAQSNIMRATMPELLAPELAPGSYNISYFSKVSHPALNAGIYSKRGFGPMASPSPRFKTDEVVIGPSIGEYDAYKTKPLKPSVKPFGSSISRWQEKPKLAVPGPGTYIAKQRKDIKRHSFGSHIKVIPATRTLCKPENFDTCQCCAKKPEVDYWKNLKTERVLCRACMEKEVDDAIRHSRTKSVMMSRLAALREFRRVRHCSYYHRHDKTTAAVQFVSNRDLKRKFHIENYLSMFE, from the exons GATTTGACTACGTAATTCAACGGCCCCCGCAGCCGAAACTATGCTTCGGCTCAACAATCACTCGGGAGGCGGCCCCACTGGAAGGTCCGGCCCAGAGCAACATTATGCGGGCAACCATGCCGGAACTGCTGGCCCCGGAACTGGCCCCCGGTTCCTATAACATTAGCTACTTTAGCAAGGTGTCCCACCCGGCCCTGAACGCCGGCATCTACAGCAAAAGAGGCTTCGGACCAATGGCATCCCCATCGCCTCGGTTTAAAACTGATGAGGTAGTTATCGGACCCTCGATTGGGGAGTATGACGCTTATAAAACTAAACCCTTGAAACCGTCGGTGAAACCTTTTGGGTCAAGCATTAGCCGGTGGCAGGAGAAACCCAAACTAGCTGTTCCTGG ACCGGGAACGTACATCGCGAAACAACGGAAAGACATCAAGCGGCACTCGTTCGGATCGCACATCAAAGTGATCCCGGCCACCCGGACGCTTTGCAAACCGGAAAACTTCGATACCTGCCAGTGTTGCGCTAAAAAGCCGGAAGTTGATTAttggaaaaacttgaaaaccGAAAGAGTACTGTGTCGGGCTTGTATGGAGAAGGAAGTGGATGATGCGATCCGTCATTCTCGGACGAAATCGGTTATGATGAGTCGGTTGGCCGCCCTGAGGGAGTTCCGGAGGGTGCGGCATTGCAGTTACTACCATAGGCATGATAAAACAACGGCAGCGGTGCAGTTTGTGAGCAATCGGGATCTGAAACGCAAGTTCCATATCGAGAACTACCTTTCGATGTTTGAAT